Genomic DNA from Melospiza georgiana isolate bMelGeo1 chromosome 3, bMelGeo1.pri, whole genome shotgun sequence:
ACTGTTACCACATACTTTGGAAAATGTCACAAAATTAAGttgtaatgtttttttttctgtttttatcaAATTCCTCCCTGAATGAGAGGAATGACACCCAGGACTTCTTAATGTGCTCCACGAATACCATCATTTAGATATTTGGCCCTAGAAGAAATAAAACTCCAGTGATCAGGCAACTTGATCAAGTCTgaggaggggaaaataaaaatctctattAGGTCACTTCAAAGTAGAAACCAAGGCCATTTGAATGCCCAGTTACCAACGAAAACTCATTTTATGTGCAATATTCTCAGATGTCACAGTAAAAGACCCAcagtgcagagccctgaggTGGATTCTGTGCATGGTTTAAGACTGAATATTTACAAGACCTTTATCAATTTGATTTAAATAGTTCTGCACAGAGCCCACACCATTTGCTTTGGGGAATTTCATTCGATTAAGATGTAATAAATCTATTCCTTCTTGTTTGTAATTTAGACCTGTCAGGTGTTTTTATCTCACTGCGAGAATGTCAGAGGGTGTCTCCTTGAGGGCTGTGTATATTTATACGCCGTGCTCTGAGACACCTCGGTGAGTGAAGGGGCTGGAAATAACCTTGCAGGTGTTTATTCCGCAGTACAAGGAGCGCCTGGTGAAAGCCTTCACAGAGGAGGTGCTGCCCCATTTTTCCGGAGAGGCTTCCCCGCGACTGCAGCCCCTCGTTGACAGCGTTTACCCCCTGCACGCCATCGCTGAGGCACACAGGGTTATGGAGGAGAACAGGAACATCGGCAAAATCGTCATCGAAATTCCCGTTTGCGGCAAGAAGGGGCCGCCGCAGTAGCTGCTCTGGGACAGTCACTGCGGGGGCCGCACTGCGGCCATCCCGCCGCGTCTGCTCCACACCGGGACCGATTCGATGGATGAAAGGATAAGGAGGGGGAAAGGATAAGGAGGAAGCGTTTATTAAAGAGGTTCATGTCGCAATTCTGGCACCGTGGATAGAacccgcggggccgggcctgaggggctggggggcggggccggggccgccctGGAGGGGCGGGGCTTGAGCACGGGGCGGGCCCGGGAACGAGCGCGCTGCCGCTTCCCGCGCGGTGCACGCCGGGGTAGATCCGGTTCCGTGAGGGCAGCGCGCGGTGCCTGCTGGGACAGACCCGGGTGTGCCGCGCGTCGCTCCCGGTCCCCGCCGCTGTCCCCGCTCCGGGCTCGGTCCCCGCCGCTGTCCCCGCTCCGGGCTCGGTCCCCGCCGGTGTTTCTGTCCCAGGCCGCGGCCCCCCCTCACCGCCCGCCGACATGGCGATGCAAGCAGCCAAACGAGCCAACGTGAGtgcgctgccctgccctgtcccgtCCCTGCCGGGCTGGGCTCCGGGCACCCCGCTGCTCTGAGGTGAACGCGGCACGGGGGTGGGACTGGGGGATatttaaggccccttccagccccGGTGATTCCATTATTTCGCCCCTAGGCTGCTGGGTTTAAGCTTTGCAGTACGTGCCTTGGGCCTAACACACCGTTTGTCTTTTCCCCATCAGATCCGGCTCCCTCCGGAGGTTAACCGGATCCTGTACATCAGGAACCTGCCCTACAAAATCACGGCCGAGGAGATGTACGACATTTTTGGGAAGTACGGGCCCATCCGGCAGATCAGAGTGTGAGTGTTTCCAGTTCCTTTGGACCGTGAAGGGTTTCACAGCGGGTGTCAATGCCCTGGAGCACACCCCGAGTGCCAGAGGGGACGTGATGGTGCTCTTAACACATGCATTTGTTAGAGAATTATTCTGCTGGGAGGTGCAGAGAATGAacttaaattttaaatgaaCTCTGGGAGGTTGATAAAATATGACAGTCTTGTGTGCTTAATTAAGTTTCAAATACAACTAAAGTTTTGCCTTGACTTGGGGTGAAAATAGAAAAGGCAGAAGCTGAGCACAAACAGTTTTCCTGTTTTATGAGTGTCTGCTAACCAGTgggagaacagggatgttgctGTTGCTGGCTCTGTTCACTAGAAGCAAATGCAGCAGCAAGCCCTGTGTGGCAGAGACAGGATGTCCTCGGACCATGCCATGTCTGGGTAGGGGAGGTGTGACTGTGCCTTTGGTTCTGAAATGTGTGGAGGTTGTACAAGTCTGCAGCCACTCTGATGTTCTTCTCCTGGTTAGTTCAAATGCTGAGGACCTGAGCTTTGATCATCATAGGagggtttgtgttggaaggaccttaaagaacattttattcCAACCCACTGCAGggggcagggacaacttccacctGCCCAGGTGCTCCGAGCCCCATGCAAGCTggctggccttgaacatttctagggatggagcatccacagcttccctggatGACTTGTTTGAATGATTGTTGTGTAAAGTGAGTTTTACAGAGTTGCTCTCAGTAAGCAAAGGACGCAGAGGGACACGTGCTGCTGGTGTCACGCTGGGATGTGACACCAGACAGACCCTTCTTGGGCAAGGGAGGGCAGTGGATGTGACTGGAGAAGTGGCTGAGGGAACAAGGGGCAGTGTAAACACTGCCTGGCTAAATAGGTGGAACTCTGCTAATGAGCATAAAGGAGAGCCAGTACTTACTTAAGTTTTCTGCAAACATGTGGGCTGGAACAGCATGATAGTGGGACACAATTAGGGCAGATCAGGGGCTCTCCATTGGGGTGATGCTCTGGTGTGTGCACCCAGCAGTTTGTTCAGAGCTACTCATTCATGGATTTTCCCACAGAAATCCGAACAAAGCTCCTCTGTAAAGGTTTTTGTGCTTTGTGCAGAGTTTGTCCCATTCTGGTCCTCACCTTTGCATAGACCCCAGTGTGATATTTGTGATACCATTTGTCCTTGGGAGTTCTCAGAAGCATCTTAGGGAGGTTGTTCTGACTCTGCAGTCTCTGTCACTGCCTGTTAGCTGAGACCTTTGGGatctctgcagcccctctgggctCCTTACTGTTGTGTGCCCAGACCTGTGTCCCATCCCTCAGGAAAAGGACATGGaattggtgctgctgtgggtgatgGCTGTGCCTCAGCAGTGGGCATGCACCAGCAAGGCTGTTCTGCCTCTTAAATTCACTTTGTGATATGCCAGGAGCCCTTTCCATCCTAGGGACACATCTGATCCAGACAGCCACTGACTGACTGCCAAGCCTTGTAATGCTAAATAAAAGCTAATTGctataataaaaatttaaattgcttCCAGACACAGCATGGCAGCCCTTCAACAGCCCAGTTGTTGTGGAGAGGTGCCTTTCCCTTATGGAGCAGAATACAGCACATTTTGCTGTTGTCTCTGGCTCTGAAGTGTTTGGTGTGGAAAGCAGGCACGTAGTTTAACACctagaaaaaataacaaattgtTTTTTAGTGACGTTGCATTGGTTCATCTAATCTCAGTCACtgtgaaataaataaactatttcttgttggttttatttgattgatgctgccctgctgagcagtgGGAATACCCCTGAGACCAGAGGAACAGCCTACGTGGTGTACGAGGACATCTTCGATGCCAAGAACGCCTGTGACCACCTGTCGGGGTTCAACGTGTGCAACAGATACCTCGTGGTGCTCTACTACAATGCCAACAGGGTATGGGCACCTGGCTGGGGAGCtcacctgagcacagctgcCACAAAGAAACAACCCCAGCATCACTTTGTAAAGGCAGCTGCTTGGGGGTTTTTGAGAAACAGAATCCAGACTGTTAGAGGGAGTGAACGGGATACACGGTCAGAGTTTCATATTTACTCAGTGGGTTGTGTGCAAAAGAAGTACCTTTGGACAAAGGGTGGGAAAAAGATGTTTGTGGGGAGTGTACTCTGGAGAAGAGGGTGCAGAGGCCCCACAgttgcacagctgcagcaggaggggagatCTTGTTTATGGCTAAAAGGTCTCCAGTTCTCTCTCCTCCCTGTCATTGCTGACATCCAGGGCCCTGTGGCGTTCTCCAATGACAAGAATCAAacagtgctctgtgtgtgtgatggTGATGGAGTTCACAGTGGTGCTTGTTGCAGATACTGGCAAATAACTTGTCATGAGATGAGAgattgttttttttgtttgttttcttacatattttattttccttattacAGGCATTCCAAAAGATGGacacaaagaagaaagaagaacagCTTAAGCTTCTCAAGGAAAAATATGGAATTAACACAGACCCACCAAAATAAACTGATCCTTTTTGGAAAACTGTTTTCAAGCCCTGTCGTCGAATTCCTGGCCTAAACATAGGAGTTCTTAAcaaagtgtaattttttttctcttatgaATTTGATAAACTGCAATATGAGTTTTTATATCTTCAGATTAGGATTAAATAAATTTAGAACACAGGGAAATCTGCTCTAGGATTAAATCCCCCAAGGCCACATGgcttccctgtgctgagggtgACCTGGTAAAGGCTGCAATGTCCTGCTTCTAGCAAGAGCTTTCAAGAAGGGACTGAGCAGGTTCTGTGTTTGAATGAAGCAAGCCCAAGCCCGTGTTTGTTGCAAAGTTTCTTTCACAAACTGTAGAAGATGAAGGGCTTTCAAAAGGACCCAGCTGATAAGAGGACACCAAGTACCTTGTTCCCAGTGATGGTACCAGCTCTGATCAGCTGCAGTGAAACAGCCCAGCTCTCAcactagcaaaaaaaaaaaagtgtatggGGGCTTTGTTTTGTGTCCCAGGTTTGGACTGAGGATTTGGTATGAATTGAAGAACACATGGCCAAAATGAGACAGCAGATGAAGGTTTTCATTTTGATACCTGTAGTGTGATTGTTTTCTACTTGGCATGGTTGGATTGTAACACATTTTCTGTATATACATTTTCAGGTGTAGCATGTGGTGAAGGAAGacaaatttacttttttttggcTCTTTTTTCAGTATTCATGTCCTTTGTGTTAAAATGACTGTGATCCAGGCTGTGCATAGCCAGTATCTTTTGCAAGTGAGAAAGAATAACCTCTGCCTGTGTTCTGAACCAGCTGGAAGTTGTGTGAACGTGGGTAGTATTCTGCCTTGGGAAGATTTATTTGCATGGATGTGATGTTCTACTCCCTGACCAGACAGCTTCCAGCCAGGTGCAGAACCAGGGCAGATAACAATATACTTTGCCTGGAATTTGTAAcccagttttgtttttcagtgcaTTGTACTGAAATGTACTGAAATAGAGGAATGCTTCCATtttctgaaattacttttttgttGGAATCTGTCACTTCGGGAACAATGCTGTGTGCATTTggtgaaaaaataaatgcatattttgctttttttcatcAAGGCTGTACTCCTGCCTGTAACCTGTGCTGTTAGATGGGAGTCATTCATTACCTGAGTGTTTGATGCAGGCAGGAGATGTAGCACAGCCATCTGTGGGtacagggatgtccctgtgtgtgacaggggGGTGCCCAGCTGTGGGAACAATGCCCGTCTCACCTGGAGGagatccctggcactgccctgtgctgggcacctcCTTTGGCAGCTGGGAGGGGCTCACAGCAATACTCACATTTACTAGCTGGAACCAATGAAACTAAACACTCATGATTTTGCACTAAGTGGTCCTATTTTCTTCATTCCTCAAATAAGCTATTACAAATTAATAAATCAGTAATGGCTTATGAAGAGAGAGCTCCAAGCCAGCTCAGGGGGAAAGCAGCCACCATGGCTGAGGTGTGATTTCAGCTTTGGGTGGATGCTTGGAGTCCTATCCTGTGCCTGACCCTGGAGCACACTGGAACAgacctgccctgccctcccctgcaCACAGGCACGGGGATGTGAGCCAGGGCCATGCTTAGTGCACAATTCCCCCAAATCTGCATCTGTCCCTTGAAACTGATGCTGTTTTTGCAGCAAGAAGCTTTGCAGGCTGCAGTAACCCTGGCTGAGGTCAGGAGCAGGCACTGGGACACCTGGAGCCCAGAAGCTGGGTTAGGTGAGCAGTCCCTCCATGGCCAGCCTGGATTCCAGGTGCTGCCCATCAGATTAACACAAACCAAGAGCTCTCAGGCAAGAACCAGGTTGcattaaaaatctttaaatgaATTAAATCCTCCTGGGGGATTTGCTTCTGCGTGAGCATCCATAGCTTTTCAAGGGTTACAAACTGCTCTGCCCCCAAATATGTATCttctatatatataaatatatatatttatatgagCCATGTATATACGTACACATCCATGTACCAAACACTTGgataactgaaataatttacaCCAACTGCTGGGCATTGGGAAGGCTCCTTGCTGAATGAGAACTGGAGGTGCTTGTTGCCATGCTGGATTTATGGTTCTAATAAATAATGAGCACCGATAATAAATACCAGAGTGCCAATAATGGTGCTGCATGCTGGCAGCCTTGTTTTAAATCATATGCAAATACCACATTGCTTCTGTCAATAGCAGAGAGCATGGTGCTTGCACTGCAGTGTCTGTTTTGATGAGGATTTGATGCTGTTTGAAAAACATATATAAAAAGCAATTCTTTAGGGTAATAAGATTAATAAAAATTCCTTCAATGAATCCTCAAGATCAGCAGCTTTTGATTTCtctgagagctcagctgccGCCTTTCATTAAATATTCCATTTCATAGTTTTTCTTCAGTGCCTGTTCAGGGCTTTCAATGTCCCTGCAcatgtaaaatgaaataataatttgtaCCTGCAAGACAGagggaatggaaatggaatgCCCAGAGGACTGTTTTGATGAGATCTACTCAagattttgtttgaaatgtAATATCAAAGAACAGGGAAATGAGTTCAGCTCATGAATGGCAGAGGGGCAGCAAATAAAGCAGATGTTACCAGGCTCGCACTCTGcatctgtgctggttttgtgtgAGCTCACTTCCCATTTAATTTTTCAGGAAGTAGGGCATGAAATTAAGACTCAAAggtcatttttttcccattgaaaCTGTTTAGAAATTAGTAACAAGAGTATATCTGATTACACAGGCAATGACAGTAAATTTTTTCCATTCTATTATATAGAGGTAATAATTATATGTGCTGTGTTGATCGATGAtacaattaaataaattaacGCATTCGCAGTCGAATAAAGAGCTGAAGATTACATTTCCTTGAAGACTTAATTTCCCTAAGTATCACAAAGCACAATTagttttcctttcagattttttctttttaatgaaattgGCATGAAAAATGTAATTGTCCCTGTTTCCAACCAAGGTCTCTGCAGAGAGGAGGCGATGAGGGAGAGCTTAATCAGCCAGCTGTAATAAGAATTTTACAGAGTGGGTAATGGCTGGTTtgtgctgggagggcaggagggaagggcacagtgacagctctgcagacagaaGTGATAAGATCAAGTATGATCAGctctcagagcccagcaggaaCGTGCTGGGTTTCCTGGTGAGAAACCCACTGGAGCAGAAGAGcagagccgtgccctgcccaTTGCTCAGATGCAGCAGAAGCTCCCAAACAGCAAGGCCaagaggggatggagggagcatGAGGCCATTCCAGGGTCACTCACACAACCCCTGGTGTTGCCATTCCCTGTTGGGACATTCAGGAAGGGCCCCAAAGCAGGTGCTGgtctctggtgagaccccacctgctgcatccagctctggggtcccagcacagggaggatgtgcacctgttggagcaagtccagaggagggacaccaggatgatcagagggatggagcactctcccatgaggaaaggctgagagaattggggttgttcagcctgggaaagagaagctttggggtgGCCTaactgtggccttccagtacctgaagacAGCTGTCAAGAAAGATGCAGACTATTTACAAGgacatggagtgacaggacaagggggaatggcttcaaactagCAGAAAGCAGGGTTAGATCATAGATTAGGAAAAACATTCTTTACTGTgaagggtggtgagacactggcaaaGGTTCCCCAAAAGATTGGGGGTGttcatccctgggagtgttcaaggccaggctggatggggctttgaatGACCTGGTTTAATGTtccagcccatggcaggaggcTGGAACAAATttatctttaaggtcccttccaacccaaaccattccgtgATTCTATcacactttggggtttttttcatctttttaatAAGCAATTAACTTAAACTGAGCCATTGATAGGAGCAGCTTAGACCAATGTGCTGAATGAAACTGTGTTTGACAGGCACAACAGAGCCATACCACCTTTAACCAAGACTTTGGGAAGTGCAGTCTGTGACCCAGTGATGAAAGGAAGGCCAGCAACAGAGGCCAGGGCAGTGGCAAAGGAGAGCAGGACCTTTTCAAATTATTTGGGAAAGCTGGTGGACATCAGATCTTGACAGATCCAATCACGAATTTTTAACAGGAAATTAGAGTGCCCTAAATAAAAGAACTATTGGTGAAGGTCTtacccagctgctgcagtgacctGAGATTTCCAACAAGAAAAGGATTCTGCAAATCCCTTCATTTCTTTATGGAAAGCAGAATGAGAAAAAGATTTACTCCACTTAGTGTATAAAAATCCATAAGATATGGATTTATGGGTTTATTAATTAACAAGCTGAAATAAATGCAGCTCTGTGGGTAAAATGAACACCTGGAGAGAGAAGACCACAAGCCATGGACCCTGGCCAGATCACCAGTCTCGCTTTTCTGGCTCATtctctctcccagctccaggaggtGTCACCTGGGGACATCTCTGTAGCTTTGCTGTCTGACTGCTCATGCTGGGAGTGTTCTCCTTACACGGATACAGAAACAGCACAACTGTTTGAAATATGACCATCAAAACATCTGTTAGTCGAAAACCATGCAAATAGTTTACAGTCAAGTTAAATAAAAGTAACATCACGACCCTGGTTTTCtacagcaaagaggaaaaatgagcCTAATGGAAAGAAATCAGACAAGGCAAAATAACAGCACAGAGAAAGCCTTGCTGATCAGGTCCTGCTCCCAAATCCAGGTAACTAACAGCCAACACATTTTCCTGCCTCCAGAGGAGAAACCAGCATTTCATGAATTCATATAAGcagcaaatgaaataaatattgcaGAGTCTCAAGTGCCAGAGGCCCAGTGCACAAGGTCAGTTTGCAGGCTTtgtaaacagcagcagctgctacAGCCTAAAAACCCCAGAGTGTTCAGTGGCCACATCATCCCACAGCTTGGATTTCTTTTGAAAGGTGGATACACATAATCCTGCTCTTTTCTAGCCTTGCTCAGCTCCAGTAGAAAATATTACACTAGTTCTGCTGTTGTAAAGGCACATAATTAGACCAGCACTGCATGTCTTTGACAAGCAGcactttccatctcttcagcagCCAAATTCTGGCCAGAGTTGAGGGACCATAGAGGCAGGGGAAACGGTGAGTCAGGAAAATTGCCCCAGCACCCCTTACTTGCATGTCCCTGGTACCTCTGGTCCCACAGAGATCTTCCACTGGGCCATCTCTAATAGAAGCAGTGCATGGAGCTACATGTATTTCATATAAGAGaaataattaacaaaaaatGGGTTGATGATTGAAGAACTTCTTGTACAGTAAAGAGCATCCCAGTagacagaagagaaaaacaggatGAGAAATGGTAAAGTATCaagattttattgttttatatatatacttataacTCTTAAATGagacagtatttttttaaaacagcagcAAGCAGAACGTACAAGTTGAGAAAAGTGGCAGCGCAGGTAACTCTGTTTGGCTAATGCCCGTTCATGTACAAGGCGTacattggatttttttcttttgagcaCCTTTTGTGGTTATTTTTTCTTGGTTTAAGTGTACAGTAAGGCAGTGGTTTTTTCAAtaaggaatatatatatatatatatatatatatttatatttatatatattttcagtCATCACCGTGAATTCTTCGTACATGCAAATCCAATAAAATGTACAACTCGGAAATGTTACACCGGGAGACATTTTTCCTCAGAGCAAAGCTTCTAATAAAAGGCAAATACAGACACCACAAAGttagaaaagagaaggaaagcatAGGAAACCAAGAGCCAGGCGCTACTGACAGGACAGCTTGAGCAGGGAAGGTTGGGGTTCCAGTGAAGATTCCTCCCGCTGCTGGCAAGGCGGGAAGGAACGGGTGGTTATTAACAGATGTCTCCAGCCAACTCCCTCGGGAAGGTTCACTCTAACCTGAGAAGCTCCACATCAAAGAGGAGTGTGGCATTGGGAGGTATGACCCCAGGGTGGCCTGTGGCTCCATAGGCCATCTCAGGTGTGCAGGTCAACTTTGCTCTTTGTCCTAAGCTCATCTGTGTTTTGGACattggagaaaggaaaagagaacacacacaaaaaaaaacagaattagggggaaaacaaaaaaaatcattaccTGGCAGATTTACAGAATCAAGAGGTGTTGGGATCACCAGATTCATAGAATTGTTtttttggaaaagacctttaagttTATTGAGTCTGAGGTTTGGAAGGGgaagatctttaaggtcccttccaacccaagccactCTACGATTCTGAGTCCAAGTGGTTTCACTTCAAGCTGAAGCTGCCACAAAGAGCTCAGACATGGGCATGGGCCTCCTCAATGATCTGCACTCTCACAGCAGTTATTTAAACTGCCAGAACCAGCCTGGAAGTGACACAAAGTCTTTTTAACACAATGCTTGGTCCATCCAGCCTATaccagggcaggctgcaggaggtCTGAGCTCCTCCTGTGGAGCACAGGGTACAAGGAACACCATCAGCAGGCACTGGGAAAGGCCCTCAGAGCTCTCTGTTCATGAGAGATCAGTGCTCAACACAGCCAGGTTCAGCACTTATTTCCCTAAACTCAGTCCAAGCCTCAGGGCAGAGATTTCACTTATGCTACGTATCCAGGCACCGAGCCCTTGTACCTGGATGGGCAGGAATGCTGATTTCCCTCATTCCAGGCTGGCTCTGAAGGGAACTGCTCACTGAGATGTGGAGTTACCTTCTAACTGAGTATTTTGGAACATTTTCAAACTGCTGTCCATGCATCATACACTGATGATGGAATATTCACTGGCCAAGAAATGTCCCCTGATTTGAAGCAGTGATTTTAACTCAGACCTCTCTCCCAAGATTGGGCACATCACTGGACTACAGATGATGTGATACCTCTTGGTTGAGAATATTTTCAGGTTCTACGAAATATACAAAGCTAGAGAGTCAATTACTTTGGGTAGAAGAAAAATGGGGATATGAACTTTCCCACATTTGAGGAGTACTCATGGCATGGGGCTGAGGATGTCCAAGCTGATGGCCTCCCCTGGTCCCCACAGAGATTTTGCATGGGGCTGGCTGTCCAGTGCTTGGATGTGTCCCTGCAAAGCAGGCAGGTGGTAGGTCATGCCTGGGGTTTTAGGTTTGAGGCAAACTTGAACTTCGAGAAGCTGAGCAGAGAAATGCAGACAGACCCTGCTGACACCTGACAGTCATTACACCAAGGTTTGTGAAATCTGTGAGCTGGACACAGGGACCTGCCTTGTTCCAAGAGACTCTGTCCAGCACactccccaaatccctcaaaCCTGGGCTGGAAGGAGACAGCCACGAGCTCGACTTGTGTCAGCGATCCActaggaggagcaggagggcagccTGTGGCCACACGGGTTCCTGGCATGGCTCTCGGCCACTTATTTTGTAAGGGACAAGAGCTGGGGAGTGAGAACAGTCAAGGAAGGGATTACTTGATTCTCCCAGCACTTGTTGATGCTGCTTTATCTGCACTGGCTTCTGCTTCCTACAGCTCTGCAGTCCTGAGCTTTCTTAGGTCTTTCTGCAAAGCAAATAATCAACAGTCCAACTCAAATCCTTCAGAGGAAGATGGTATTTTTCACAGTCTAGGATTCCTCAAATGGACTTCTCTGGCTGGAGAGAGGGGAATGCTTACACTGCTTTCTCCACAGGGCTGGAAACCCTTGTCTCTTCCACCCCTCTCTGGCAAAGCATGGTTGCATCATTTCTCAGTggattttttctcattttgcatTCTTCCCTTCTCTCTATTTAAGCATAAGACCTCGTTCCTGTTAAAGTTGTTCCTGTAAGAGTATTTGAACAGTTGCCTCCTACACTGAGCTCTTGGATCCTGAAATGGGAAGTCAGGAGGAATTTGAACCCTGATCTCATTCACTCGTGCTCTTGAGCAGCCTGATCACACTCCTCGTGTGTGGGGGCCCTCAGAGCACTGCACAAAAAGCAAGCCCTGGCAGTGAATTGTAATTTGGGGCTTTTACTGTGCTGGTACTCAAACTGCAATCAGTGGAgggcagttttctttctctcagcaCAGGTCAGTGAATGTTTTGTAGCTGGGAGTCTGAAGTAGTAAAAATGTACCAGTGCAGTTTGGTACCTTATCCAGTCAGGGTCAGAACCTGTAGCTGGGTCATGGATGTCATCAGAAAGGGCAGCTTGGGCTTCTATGGAGTACCTGAATAGATATCCATAAAAAGCTGCCACCTCAATGTTTTAGAGGCCACTGCTGTTTGTGgagctgcccatggcagagggacagagctTACATGGCACCTGGGGAGGGGACTTCACCTCtcccctcccaaatgcatacCATGGGGAAAGGCTCATGAGCAGGGGATagccatggatggatggatggatggatggatggatggatggatagaaACTACAGGAAATATTGTGCTCAAATGCACCATGCTTTCACAAAAACACTTCATATCCTTCACTGTGATTTCCACTTGGTCTTGTTACCACTGCCCTGGACACTGCTGAGCTCACACACCCTTCAGCCAGCTCCAGGTTCAGACAGAACAATTTATTTGTACCTGTGTAACACCTTCTTCAAATCCTTTAATGACTTCTTGCCTGCCAATCTTGAACCTGAAAGGCTTGTTTCTGTCTCTGGAGGAATCAAACTTCTTTCCATTCTGTAGCATTCCTGCCAAAACAAGACACATGGTTTCAGTCTGAGATACATCTAAATTTAagtgctggaggagagggaaggagtgAAAACTTAATGTCTTG
This window encodes:
- the SF3B6 gene encoding splicing factor 3B subunit 6, with translation MAMQAAKRANIRLPPEVNRILYIRNLPYKITAEEMYDIFGKYGPIRQIRVGNTPETRGTAYVVYEDIFDAKNACDHLSGFNVCNRYLVVLYYNANRAFQKMDTKKKEEQLKLLKEKYGINTDPPK
- the FKBP1B gene encoding peptidyl-prolyl cis-trans isomerase FKBP1B isoform X2, which translates into the protein MGVEIETISPGDGMLQNGKKFDSSRDRNKPFRFKIGRQEVIKGFEEGVTQMSLGQRAKLTCTPEMAYGATGHPGVIPPNATLLFDVELLRLE
- the FKBP1B gene encoding peptidyl-prolyl cis-trans isomerase FKBP1B isoform X1, yielding MGVEIETISPGDGRTFPKKGQTCVVHYTGMLQNGKKFDSSRDRNKPFRFKIGRQEVIKGFEEGVTQMSLGQRAKLTCTPEMAYGATGHPGVIPPNATLLFDVELLRLE